The Anastrepha ludens isolate Willacy chromosome 2, idAnaLude1.1, whole genome shotgun sequence genome contains a region encoding:
- the LOC128856106 gene encoding AP-1 complex subunit sigma-2 isoform X3 — MMLFMLLFSRQGKLRLQKWYMAYPDKVKKKITRELVTTILARKPKMCSFLEWKDCKIVYKRYASLYFCCAIEQNDNELLTLEIIHRYVELLDKYFGSVCELDIIFNFEKAYFILDELLIGGEIQETSKKNVLKAIASQDLLQEKEEFFYTIQ; from the exons ATG ATGCTTTTCATGTTATTATTCAGTCGGCAAGGGAAACTAAGATTGCAGAAATGGTATATGGCTTATCCCgataaagtaaaaaagaagATCACGCGCGAATTGGTGACCACCATACTTGCACGTAAGCCAAAGATGTGCTCATTCTTGGAGTGGAAAGACtgcaaaattgtatacaaacg atatgcgagtttatatttttgttgcgCCATTGAACAGAACGATAATGAGCTGCTAACACTCGAAATCATTCACCGTTATGTGGAGTTGTTGGATAAATATTTCGGAAGT GTTTGTGAGTTGgacataattttcaattttgaaaaagcgtACTTCATCTTGGATGAGTTGTTGATTGGTGGTGAAATTCAGGAGacatcaaagaaaaatgtgcTTAAAGCGATTGCATCCCAGGATCTACTACAAGAG AAAGAAGAGTTCTTCTATACGATCCAATAA
- the LOC128856106 gene encoding AP-1 complex subunit sigma-2 isoform X2 produces the protein MMLFMLLFSRQGKLRLQKWYMAYPDKVKKKITRELVTTILARKPKMCSFLEWKDCKIVYKRYASLYFCCAIEQNDNELLTLEIIHRYVELLDKYFGSVCELDIIFNFEKAYFILDELLIGGEIQETSKKNVLKAIASQDLLQEDETPQGFFDDHGLG, from the exons ATG ATGCTTTTCATGTTATTATTCAGTCGGCAAGGGAAACTAAGATTGCAGAAATGGTATATGGCTTATCCCgataaagtaaaaaagaagATCACGCGCGAATTGGTGACCACCATACTTGCACGTAAGCCAAAGATGTGCTCATTCTTGGAGTGGAAAGACtgcaaaattgtatacaaacg atatgcgagtttatatttttgttgcgCCATTGAACAGAACGATAATGAGCTGCTAACACTCGAAATCATTCACCGTTATGTGGAGTTGTTGGATAAATATTTCGGAAGT GTTTGTGAGTTGgacataattttcaattttgaaaaagcgtACTTCATCTTGGATGAGTTGTTGATTGGTGGTGAAATTCAGGAGacatcaaagaaaaatgtgcTTAAAGCGATTGCATCCCAGGATCTACTACAAGAG
- the LOC128856106 gene encoding AP-1 complex subunit sigma-2 isoform X1: protein MMLFMLLFSRQGKLRLQKWYMAYPDKVKKKITRELVTTILARKPKMCSFLEWKDCKIVYKRYASLYFCCAIEQNDNELLTLEIIHRYVELLDKYFGSVCELDIIFNFEKAYFILDELLIGGEIQETSKKNVLKAIASQDLLQEDEAVEGTLRDIGLL, encoded by the exons ATG ATGCTTTTCATGTTATTATTCAGTCGGCAAGGGAAACTAAGATTGCAGAAATGGTATATGGCTTATCCCgataaagtaaaaaagaagATCACGCGCGAATTGGTGACCACCATACTTGCACGTAAGCCAAAGATGTGCTCATTCTTGGAGTGGAAAGACtgcaaaattgtatacaaacg atatgcgagtttatatttttgttgcgCCATTGAACAGAACGATAATGAGCTGCTAACACTCGAAATCATTCACCGTTATGTGGAGTTGTTGGATAAATATTTCGGAAGT GTTTGTGAGTTGgacataattttcaattttgaaaaagcgtACTTCATCTTGGATGAGTTGTTGATTGGTGGTGAAATTCAGGAGacatcaaagaaaaatgtgcTTAAAGCGATTGCATCCCAGGATCTACTACAAGAG